One window of the Macaca thibetana thibetana isolate TM-01 chromosome 1, ASM2454274v1, whole genome shotgun sequence genome contains the following:
- the AUNIP gene encoding aurora kinase A and ninein-interacting protein isoform X2, with protein sequence MLTLLPGERKASIYFTQRRAPSTGIHQRSIASFFTLQPGKTNGSDQKSVSSHTESQLNKESKKNVTQLDHLIPGLAHDCMISPLATSTTADIQEAGLSPQSLQTSGHHRTELSLLQPDTLDCAGESNTPLAFSFTEDLESSCLLDQKEEKGDSARKWEWLHGSKKNCQSMKKYTKLPGDKCCQPLGKTKLERKVSAKENRQAPVLLQTYRESWNGENVESVKQSSCPVSVFSWDNENNDKDSWSQLFTEDSQGQRVIAHNTRAPFQDVTNNWNWDLGPFPDSSWTQCQEDGPTQNLKPDLLFTQDSEGNQVIRHQF encoded by the exons ATGCTAACACTCCTTCCTGGAGAAAGAAAGGCTAGTATTTATTTTACTCAAAGAAGAGCTCCATCTACAGGCATTCACCAGAGAAGCATTGCTTCCTTCTTCACCTtgcagccag GAAAGACAAATGGTAGTGACCAGAAGAGTGTTTCATCTCATACAGAAAGTCAGCTCAACAAAGAGTCCAAGAAAAATGTGACCCAGCTAGACCATTTGATCCCAGGCTTAGCACATGATTGCATGATATCCCCTTTAGCCACTTCAACCACTGCAGACATCCAGGAAGCTGGACTCTCTCCTCAGTCCCTCCAGACTTCTGGCCACCACAGAACTGAGCTATCTTTGCTCCAGCCTGATACTCTAGACTGTGCTGGAGAGAGTAATACCCCATTGGCTTTTTCCTTCACTGAGGACTTGGAAAGTTCTTGTTTGCTagaccaaaaggaagaaaaaggggatTCTGCCAGGAAATGGGAATGGCTTCATGGGTCTAAGAAGAACTGTCAGAGTATGAAGAAATATACCAAACTACCTGGGGACAAATGCTGTCAGCCTTTAGGCAAGACTAAATTGGAAAGAAAGGTGTCTGCCAAAGAAAACAGGCAGGCCCCTGTCCTCCTTCAAACATACAGGGAATCCTGGAATGGAGAAAACGTAGAATCAGTGAAACAAAGCTCTTGTCCGGTTTCTGTGTTTTCCTGGGACAATGAAAACAATGACAAGGACTCCTGGAGTCAGCTTTTCACTGAAGATTCTCAAGGTCAGCGGGTCATTGCCCACAACACTAGAGCTCCTTTTCAAGATGTAACGAATAACTGGAATTGGGACTTAGGGCCGTTTCCTGACAGTTCTTGGACTCAGTGCCAGGAGGATGGGCCAACTCAAAATCTGAAGCCTGATTTGCTCTTTACCCAGGACTCTGAAGGTAATCAAGTTATCAGGCACCAATTCTAA
- the AUNIP gene encoding aurora kinase A and ninein-interacting protein isoform X1, whose protein sequence is MRRTGPEEEACGVWLDAAALKRRKVQTHLIKPGTKMLTLLPGERKASIYFTQRRAPSTGIHQRSIASFFTLQPGKTNGSDQKSVSSHTESQLNKESKKNVTQLDHLIPGLAHDCMISPLATSTTADIQEAGLSPQSLQTSGHHRTELSLLQPDTLDCAGESNTPLAFSFTEDLESSCLLDQKEEKGDSARKWEWLHGSKKNCQSMKKYTKLPGDKCCQPLGKTKLERKVSAKENRQAPVLLQTYRESWNGENVESVKQSSCPVSVFSWDNENNDKDSWSQLFTEDSQGQRVIAHNTRAPFQDVTNNWNWDLGPFPDSSWTQCQEDGPTQNLKPDLLFTQDSEGNQVIRHQF, encoded by the exons aCACATTTAATCAAACCAGGCACCAAAATGCTAACACTCCTTCCTGGAGAAAGAAAGGCTAGTATTTATTTTACTCAAAGAAGAGCTCCATCTACAGGCATTCACCAGAGAAGCATTGCTTCCTTCTTCACCTtgcagccag GAAAGACAAATGGTAGTGACCAGAAGAGTGTTTCATCTCATACAGAAAGTCAGCTCAACAAAGAGTCCAAGAAAAATGTGACCCAGCTAGACCATTTGATCCCAGGCTTAGCACATGATTGCATGATATCCCCTTTAGCCACTTCAACCACTGCAGACATCCAGGAAGCTGGACTCTCTCCTCAGTCCCTCCAGACTTCTGGCCACCACAGAACTGAGCTATCTTTGCTCCAGCCTGATACTCTAGACTGTGCTGGAGAGAGTAATACCCCATTGGCTTTTTCCTTCACTGAGGACTTGGAAAGTTCTTGTTTGCTagaccaaaaggaagaaaaaggggatTCTGCCAGGAAATGGGAATGGCTTCATGGGTCTAAGAAGAACTGTCAGAGTATGAAGAAATATACCAAACTACCTGGGGACAAATGCTGTCAGCCTTTAGGCAAGACTAAATTGGAAAGAAAGGTGTCTGCCAAAGAAAACAGGCAGGCCCCTGTCCTCCTTCAAACATACAGGGAATCCTGGAATGGAGAAAACGTAGAATCAGTGAAACAAAGCTCTTGTCCGGTTTCTGTGTTTTCCTGGGACAATGAAAACAATGACAAGGACTCCTGGAGTCAGCTTTTCACTGAAGATTCTCAAGGTCAGCGGGTCATTGCCCACAACACTAGAGCTCCTTTTCAAGATGTAACGAATAACTGGAATTGGGACTTAGGGCCGTTTCCTGACAGTTCTTGGACTCAGTGCCAGGAGGATGGGCCAACTCAAAATCTGAAGCCTGATTTGCTCTTTACCCAGGACTCTGAAGGTAATCAAGTTATCAGGCACCAATTCTAA